In the Chroicocephalus ridibundus chromosome 15, bChrRid1.1, whole genome shotgun sequence genome, one interval contains:
- the RABGAP1 gene encoding rab GTPase-activating protein 1 isoform X3, with translation MREQQAQQEDPIERFERENRRLQEANMRLEQENDDLAHELVTSKIALRKDLDNAEEKADALNKELLMTKQKLIDAEEEKRRLEEESAQLKEMCRRELDKAESEIKKNSSIIGDYKQICSQLSERLEKQQTANKAEIEKIRQKVDDCEHCREFFNKEGRVKVASSAKDGSDEDTDEEKETLKNQLREMELELAQTKLQLVEAECKIQDLEHHLGLALNEVQAAKKTWFNRTISSIKTVTGVQGKETC, from the exons ATGAGAGAGCAGCAAGCTCAACAGGAGGATCCTATAGAAAGATTTGAG CGTGAGAACCGGCGCCTACAAGAAGCAAACATGAGGCTTGAGCAAGAAAACGATGATCTTGCGCACGAACTGGTGACCAGCAAGATTGCTCTGCGAAAAGATTTGGACAAC GCGGAGGAAAAGGCAGATGCTCTGAATAAGGAACTGCTAATGACCAAACAGAAGCTGATtgatgcagaagaagaaaagaggcgCCTAGAAGAAGAATCAGCTCAG ctgaaggaaatgtGTCGTAGGGAACTAGATAAGGCAGAGTCGGAGATCAAAAAGAACAGCTCTATTATTGGTGACTACAAACAG ATTTGTTCCCAGCTGAGTGAGCGActggaaaagcaacaaacagcaaataaagctgaaattgaGAAAATACGG CAAAAAGTGGATGACTGTGAGCATTGCCGGGAGTTCTTCAATAAAGAAGGCCGTGTGAAGGTTGCTAGTTCTGCCAAGGACGGTTCAGATGAGGACacagatgaggagaaggaaaCGCTGAAAAACCAGCTGAGGGAAATGGAGCTTGAGCTGGCCCAGACCAAGTTGCAGCTTGTGGAGGCGGAATGTAAAATACAG GATTTGGAGCACCATTTGGGTCTGGCATTGAATGAAGTACaagctgcaaagaaaacatggtTCAACAGAACAATAAGCTCTATAAAAACAGTGACTGGAGTCCAAGGAAAAGAGACTTGTTGA